GTCCCATCTTTCCTTGCTTAATGGAGTTGGACTTGGTGGTTATAGTGCGAACTTTGCTGAACTAGAACACAggaaaatgttgacattttgtaaatctatattaaaaGGGAGGTAATAATGTAGATGCTTTGGACATTCTAACATCTTTGCCTAGATGTTAGATATAGCCTAGTTTACCGACACTCTATAGAGaaacttaaaatttaaaggagGAAACTGAAGTATGAAATCATTAGCAATAGCAATAAACacattgaatatttattttaccatTGCAGTTCGTCCAGTTTCCAGGCAGCCCTGCAGCTCAGTGTTGTCACTGAGTGAAGAAGCAAGTGGTctaaaaagcacaaaacaggccttaaatcacattaaacagtaaaaccatttttttctgcaataatctaacaacaatgaaaaaatattcaTGCATATAATTCAAACTAAATATAATGCTTTGtcattgtacagtatgtgtgtgattTTGTGCTTGTTTAATACCGGCTCATTCCAGGCAAATTGCCCCAGAAGTACCGAGCTCTGTGGGCTGGGCTCACTTTCACAGCGTCAACCATCACAGGATTACACTGGAAGCAGAACACATAAAGACACATTACCACCAATGCCATGCACAAAATCACCGGAACCCAAAGCACAGGCagtcaaaaacacaaagaaacctgttaaactttattttaccTCCAAGAAGCGGCAGATATCTGCCTTATCATGACCGCTCATGGCTACAACATTTTCGAAAAGCCAGAAAAAGGGTCGATCGTCATCCTCTTTTGGCCTCATCATGGTTAACATGCGGTAGTATTCGAAAAACAGCCGACCGGTGCCTTCTGCAAGAAGACGAggaaaaaacataacttttttaaattcaaTAAATTGAATTAAGACAAATTAAAGTCTATATAATAAGTATCAAGCTGCTGAATAATTCTGCAGCTACAGACTACTAGACCGTTTGATTTTTAAGAAACTTCAGACCAGATTTTCTTACCAAAAAGACCTTTTCTGGCTGGATTCACCATAGAGAGATCATTACAGGGGCTTCCTCCAATCAAGAGGTCAAATGGCCCCCACTCCGCGAGCTACACAATGatacatatattaaaaaaatattaaaaaagggATCTTAACATAGTTGTATATAACCACATAAAACAGTAATGTTTACTTGGTTAATCCAAAGAATGTCATAATGGCATTTCCTATGTAGTTCCCATAAAGATCAGAACGTGAAAATTCCTATTACGTACATGTTTCCTTGTGATGGTCCGTACATCTTTGACATATTCAATTTTGCCTTCGTGTTTGATCATCCCGACAGCGATGGAGTCTTCACAGATCTCAGAGGCAATGTAGCGCTCCACCTTAAAGCCCAGGTCTTTCAAAACCAGGTATCCTGCAGAAAAACACCCACAACAACCCAATCTTCAACTCCCATGATGCATTGCGATTTCACAAACTTTGAAGTAAACAATCAATGCTATTTCTTCTAGTTTTCCTCtatattaatgtaaaaataatctaaaatagGCAGACAGACCTGTTGCAATTCCGTCAAACAGGGAAATGACTCTGATTGGCCGGCGCTTATGAGCTGAAATGGAAGGATACACTCTATGTGGCTCCTAAAAAGAATTAACAGACACATTTAAGAATCTATATATTAAACAACCAAATGTTACGGTTCTTTatgttaaatatatgtattaaaTCAAATAGATGAGAGAATATGATGACTCACAAATTCAAATGCACTGTTATTAGCAAAAAACTCCTGGACACGAACGCTCCAGTCAGGTCTAAGCTTGAGAATGCCATAGTTTTTAGAGGGCAGACAAATGTAACAGCTCCACGGGTCGACATCCTTCAGCTTCTCAAACGTTCCCGGACCaaccaatacattcaaacagTCTTTACAGAAACACCTGAACAGAATGAAAAGAGGGGAAATATGTAAGACAATATGCATTGATGATTTAGAACATTAAGAGAGAAGAAATTAAGAGAACGTTTGAATTCGAACCTGCAGCAGCTAGCATTTCCACAGAGAATGACCTCCAGCCCACCACAGCACACAGTACAGTATGACTGATAGCCATCATCATCATATCTGTACAGCGTCTCTGTGAAGTTCACCTACATGTGCAGAAATACACAAATGCATGTTATACTTTGACATACACCATGTTCACGTAGCTCACTGTAAACAGTATTGCGTAACCGTGATGGGAACACAGTGCACTCATGGTTTTAACATAATGCAGGTTGGTATGAATAAAATTGCCTGTCAAACACATACTACATAAATACACAGTAATGCATAAACGTGACTCGTGTCATACCCTGCATTTAAAACAAAGGCTTCCCTCAAAGAGAGGATGGAAAATGGCAATGTTGCTGGCTCCACAGGACAGACAGAAATCTGAGGAAACACACAGCCCATGTAATTATCATGTTAAAACGTAAGAATACATGGCTTGACAATATGGATCGGGTTCAAGTGACTCACCTTTAATGTTCTTGCGCTTTACGGTGACCTCGTGCACCATTTGCTCTGAGAAAAAAATACCAGATGTTTTATCGCCAAAacgaaaaaatgtaaataaatttaaaaataaaacagttaaCTTTACAGTAAAGTTCTGGTTTATGGGTTGGTTGCTAAAGTTTACCTCTGGTGTAATCCTGTGCCGGGGtttgttgattttgtttgttcttgTAAACATATTTTCTCTTGGCTGGTGGCTGATAATCGGCTACAGAAGAATCTGAGGACTCTGTTTTAGTACTGGCGGAGCTGTCTGCAAAAATAACGAGGAAACTTCAAACTCATTCAAAGAAATGTGGACATTGCTTTCGCAGCGGAACCTCTAATGTAAATGCGCCCAGTCTACCTGACatcaaaatttggttgaaagTTGGTGGTCTGgttcagagccattgagagagagtcgCGTTGACTCCAATAGGacagtttttttcacagcaatggcggttcatggagcctctcaatagttcctggaagttactagtaatgcatggagctgcggctaaacagaccaattgaggtaaactcatttaaagatgtttaatgaatgaaaaaattGAAGACGTATCTGAAGACTCCATGAATCATGTGACGCTTGAAAAATGTGAACTTCCCTTGTCGCGACTCTCTCAACAGCTCTGGTCTGGACATTATAAACTATTCCTTAATGCTTGCAATGGCAGTATGGTAGTTAATCTGaaaacatgttgttgttgttttttaattacAGAGAATTGTACTTGTAATACGTACCCACAGAAGGCAAAAAGCCATCGGGACCTGCTGGCTTGAAGCCTCCAAATGCCCAGTCCAGCATGGCTTTTGACTCATCCTCTCTTTTCTCAAAGGAAGGGAAAGTCTTTCCACTGCGGTCCGCTgccaactacacaaacacaacagcataacatcatatttttcatttaaatattaaaatggtctgaGGTCACAACGGGTCAAGCATGAGACTATGCACTATAAACAATTATCTAAACCTGCTGGTTAGTGCTGGTGGCACGCCCAAACACAAGATACCTAGTAACTAGTAATGCTGGTCTGTTCAGCAGTGAAGAAAGGTTTAATGTTATGCGACGTATTTAAACAAACTGAATTAATTTAGTCAGTGTTCAAAAGATCTGTACTTTACCTCCAGGATTTGGTAAATGGCTTCTTTGTAAGTTGGCAGACCTACGTAGGATTTACTACAAAAGCACTTCGTAAAAGCAGCAAAGGGAAGCAGGCCGTCTGCATGAATCTagaatgaacaaaaaaagatgtgcTTTAGTAAAAGTGAACAGCCTTTACACCACCTTTTAAAAGcccatgaaataaataaaatcaagcacattttacaacattatatttcaaatgtatacGCTAAAAGTTTTCATGCAGTTTCTAACAATGCAGACAAAGATTTCTCCAATGACATTTATGTTCCAGATAAAAAGTAAGGACAgattcagtaaaaaaaaaaaagaataaaacacgTTGTATAACTTCTAACCTCTGAAAACATGCCATCTCCAAACCATTCCACACGTCTCATTGCCACAGGAGGCGACCTGCCCTTCCACACCACCACTAACCCAGGCCACCATGAGAAGCCCTTTACTCTTCCCCACACCAGTTCTCCAATAGCAAAACCCTTCCCATCCTGCAGTGAAAAACAGAGTCAGTCAAAAATGTCCACTACAGCCGCAGTCCTGTTTTCTGGCAAAAAAGTATTTCACATTTCTCAGAGCACTCTTACATTAAACAAAACCTAAAAGGTTTACCTGGTACGGTTGCTCTCTTTTCCCAGGTCTAGGGCTTGACGTTGAAACACCGGACGGGGaagaaatatcatttttcaccttaaaaataataaaagttacattttagattaaaaaaactgcaggcATATACAGTGCCATCACAATACTTATTGACAACGTATCTTTGACGCTTAATGTGGTTAGCCACAAAAATTCCTAATAATTTCTTTCCAGCTTTACCTCACCAAGGGTAAACAGTCCTCGTCTTTGTACATTatggttaaacacaaaatgtgcCCACAACTTTAAGTCTGGAGTAAAATCTTTATGCGTGTTAGTGTATTAGTGTATCATGCACGGCAGTGCACATTATGTACAGTGCATAAGAAACTGCTCATAAGCCACGCAGAAGCAGATGTTATTAAGATTAGGCATGAAATTGCATAGAAAAGCCTATTTAAAGGAGGAATAACAGAATGAAGAATCAAAGAAGAGGAAACCACATGATTCCGGGCTCGTAAAGTCACAGCCATTACAAGCGGCCCGGACAAAACTAAAAGGCAGACCCGCTACACCTGCGATGAGCCACACAGAGCATGTCCAGCTGGGCAGGTACATACCGCCTCGGGCTTGCCGTCCTTGTCAAGGTTCACTGGCTTGCTCCAGGTGCCTGAACCAGCCTGAAAGACTGTACGTGCCTGCGGTTTCTGCCGTAAGCTGCTGTCCCAACCGAATACTCCCCTAACAGCGTCCTACAGACCCACATACAGACGTACATATACATATGCACAAACGTTACACGCACAAATATTACACgcgcacacattcacacgtcTCCTACAGTGATGTCATTAGTATCAGGGTCCCAAAGTAAAGATATATAGAAAAGGAAAGGATGGAGATTAATAAAGAGGTTAGTGTGATGACACAGTtggtttgcgtgtgtgtgtcattggTTTTCGTGAGCAATGACCCAGTCAGTCTTGGTCACACGCACCAATGtgaaaaatgaatcaaaatccTGTTAAAAATACCAGGATAGATATGCGATAAAAGCTGTCTATTAGCCGATATGGCTCATTTTATCAGCATTGTGATagcatgggtttgatcccaggaaACCCATCCAGTGGCTTTGGATAGAAGGGACTGGGAAATGTATATATGTAAATGAATGTTAGAACGACATTCAGAAATGATTGTCTTCGCTAAAAACAAAATTACCTTCTGAAATGAGCTACTAGTCCAGATTATGTCATCGTCCACTCCATCTTCCCTCAACTCCATTTctgcaaaaacataaaattaatttaaatcaaaAAGTTTAACCCTCAGGTATAATTTGATGTATTGTGGGCCATGCCAATCTAAAAAACAAAGCATTGAGCACACAATTACACACAGAGTATAATTACACTACAAAGGATCAGCGAGTAGCCACAAAGAGAGGGAAGACCCACAGACTTTGCCACCAGAAGCAACTCAAGATGTGCAAAGCGTTACTTGGTAGCCATTCTAGAATCATTGAAACTGATCTTAAGGATTTCATTCACACCTCTCTGCCTGCTCATCCTCTCCAGTCGCACCACACACGGCTTCACTGTGTTTGAGTGTAGAAACATCTCTGGAAAACAGCACACTCATTAATCTAACCAGCCTCTGGTGTTAATCTGACTGGATCTTACTGGACTAAACTTTAACAcagtgcatttacatttaatgttaCAATTTAGTTAATATTGTTGTACTTTGACTAACTGGCGCTAAATTCAACCATGAGAATTCATTGGTGGAAGTAATCCAAATGTACTAACTCCTAACCTTAGTGATCGTTAAACTGCCTGCTTTAAATGTGAAGGCTTTGCATTATGAACACTTTGAAAATGTGACCCAAATACTACTTTGTAGTAAGTTTAGAACGCTAGAGTTTATTCTGGTTAAGAACCACCCACATCAAACATCAGACCATCATGTAACGCAACCTGCCAGATCTTTTTTGATTTTACATGTTTTAGGGGCATGCAAGTCTGAAAGCCATAATGCCCAGGTACTTTTATTCAGGTATTCAGGAAACCTTTCTCAGAGGCTAAAAAATATGCATGCACAATATGAACAGTTTAAGTAGAAATGTATAAtaggccttaaagggatagtttgcccaaaactgaaaattctttcatcatttactcatcctcgtgtcatcccaaacctgtatgactttcttctacacaacacaaaagtagatattttgaaaagcaTTGGTAACAAACAAATTGGCTTCACTTGACTTCCGTTTTATGGACACCAAaaccaaaatatcttcatttgtgctccacagaagaaagagtgagattttaaacaacatgagggtgaataaatgatgataaattgtatttctgggtgaactgtccatttaaggCAAACTCACCTGATGTGTTTCTTGTGGCTCTTTCCATCTTTCCATTTTGAATAGGTGACGTCCTGACTTCAGTGGGCTCCATGGAGGAGTCATCGGTAGAATCCAGGTCTTTTGTGACATCGGTGTCACTTTCAGCTGAACTATCATCCCAATGACAAGCATCGCCATTTTTAACAGCCTGCCAGATAACAAAAATCATTATAGGTGTACAAAGTACATCAAATAATGTATATACATTAAGTAAAATTAGACATATACAACCTACACAATATTTCTAATAATCACAGATTGTTACATATTATACTTTATACCTGAGCAAAGAGCTTTTCAGACTCAAAAGATGGACAAGGCAAAGCTAGGAGACTCAAAACAAGTCTCCTGAAGATGGATGCTGGTGCAAAGGTCTTCAGGACATTAGCCCAATACAGTTCCAGTGAAAGGGTTGAAAATGTATCATCATCCTCAACAAGTTGGTACTCCAAGAACTCATCTGTGAGCTTAGCAGAATCCTCAGATTTTTCACAGAAACCAAACTGTACAGCAAGTTCAACAATACTCTTTCCCGTGACCTTTAACCTTCCTTCTGGACTGAGCAGTTGTGACATGCTCCTGAGCACACCATCACTCAGAGGTAGAAAATCGGCGATGGAGGTAGTCAGTGTTTTGTAAAACGC
Above is a genomic segment from Triplophysa rosa linkage group LG17, Trosa_1v2, whole genome shotgun sequence containing:
- the dnmt3ba gene encoding DNA (cytosine-5-)-methyltransferase 3 beta, duplicate a isoform X4; translated protein: MATNVSLDPNNPDDKCSRYEVVAWINETLHTKFSQVEECRSGACYCQLMDCLFPRSIDLSQVTFQARSKADFKKNYSLLRAAFAKAGVTKSIPVEDLVKGKFRANLSFLKWFKKFFFANERQGSGPYNPVEARNGQDIAVVDIPVKSSKSWRSSHYAIVKPESDNNEELNGKRRVVSYDPQWQETYPWVRHSNLGDNCAYCALCNINVVLHTGFFDMKRHQKTQRHVKHEMGSLNSPERKQVEDSISCTESMLLFIQTHCLTSLHSRINTVSQRTARYILGLQYPNDIVSTCKLNPYSVYVHGQVPLNGESGERTTCHVVLVGYFDEKLAKYCIRILDVFQPSAEDSDCSASAPLLCILQKFELPPSNMVAYYIDDEDHQTSESFASQIQELNPKVVNLAGLYSLPDSACHAALTAQSSQVQELILNIYGHYSTCSTCNDNLKTLFAGIDGLNEQSPSVTSNCEDFCALVQRMLGMWTDLVSYFASCDENKDKVKQICSQLENPKIRVTFMFLDHILGPLRAFGRRLQHCQGSARADLEQILREASGLLRSYASSFLRPQAVIRYLKERNAAIMENSAFCLPAAELGLGEAVEDFISAQEELENPLTEFHNECLAFYKTLTTSIADFLPLSDGVLRSMSQLLSPEGRLKVTGKSIVELAVQFGFCEKSEDSAKLTDEFLEYQLVEDDDTFSTLSLELYWANVLKTFAPASIFRRLVLSLLALPCPSFESEKLFAQAVKNGDACHWDDSSAESDTDVTKDLDSTDDSSMEPTEVRTSPIQNGKMERATRNTSEMELREDGVDDDIIWTSSSFQKVKNDISSPSGVSTSSPRPGKREQPYQDGKGFAIGELVWGRVKGFSWWPGLVVVWKGRSPPVAMRRVEWFGDGMFSEIHADGLLPFAAFTKCFCSKSYVGLPTYKEAIYQILELAADRSGKTFPSFEKREDESKAMLDWAFGGFKPAGPDGFLPSVDSSASTKTESSDSSVADYQPPAKRKYVYKNKQNQQTPAQDYTREQMVHEVTVKRKNIKDFCLSCGASNIAIFHPLFEGSLCFKCRVNFTETLYRYDDDGYQSYCTVCCGGLEVILCGNASCCRCFCKDCLNVLVGPGTFEKLKDVDPWSCYICLPSKNYGILKLRPDWSVRVQEFFANNSAFEFEPHRVYPSISAHKRRPIRVISLFDGIATGYLVLKDLGFKVERYIASEICEDSIAVGMIKHEGKIEYVKDVRTITRKHLAEWGPFDLLIGGSPCNDLSMVNPARKGLFEGTGRLFFEYYRMLTMMRPKEDDDRPFFWLFENVVAMSGHDKADICRFLECNPVMVDAVKVSPAHRARYFWGNLPGMSRPLASSLSDNTELQGCLETGRTAMFSKVRTITTKSNSIKQGKMGPLPVQMNGKEDYLWCTEMERIFGFPKHYTDVNNMGRSQRQRVLGRSWSVPVIRHLFAPLKDYFACE
- the dnmt3ba gene encoding DNA (cytosine-5-)-methyltransferase 3 beta, duplicate a isoform X2 yields the protein MATNVSLDPNNPDDKCSRYEVVAWINETLHTKFSQVEECRSGACYCQLMDCLFPRSIDLSQVTFQARSKADFKKNYSLLRAAFAKAGVTKSIPVEDLVKGKFRANLSFLKWFKKFFFANERQGSGPYNPVEARNGQDIAVVDIPVKSSKSWRSSHYAIVKPESDNNEELNGKRRVVSYDPQWQETYPWVRHSNLGDNCAYCALCNINVVLHTGFFDMKRHQKTQRHVKHEMGSLNSPERKQVEDSISCTESMLLFIQTHCLTSLHSRINTVSQRTARYILGLQYPNDIVSTCKLNPYSVYVHGQVPLNGESGERTTCHVVLVGYFDEKLAKYCIRILDVFQPSAEDSDCSASAPLLCILQKFELPPSNMVAYYIDDEDHQTSESFASQIQELNPKVVNLAGLYSLPDSACHAALTAQSSQVQELILNIYGHYSTCSTCNDNLKTLFAGIDGLNEQSPSVTSNCEDFCALVQRMLGMWTDLVSYFASCDENKDKVKQICSQLENPKIRVTFMFLDHILGPLRAFGRRLQHCQGSARADLEQILREASGLLRSYASSFLRPQAVIRYLKERNAAIMENSAFCLPAAELGLGEAVEDFISAQEELENPLTEFHNECLAFYKTLTTSIADFLPLSDGVLRSMSQLLSPEGRLKVTGKSIVELAVQFGFCEKSEDSAKLTDEFLEYQLVEDDDTFSTLSLELYWANVLKTFAPASIFRRLVLSLLALPCPSFESEKLFAQAVKNGDACHWDDSSAESDTDVTKDLDSTDDSSMEPTEVRTSPIQNGKMERATRNTSEMELREDGVDDDIIWTSSSFQKDAVRGVFGWDSSLRQKPQARTVFQAGSGTWSKPVNLDKDGKPEAVKNDISSPSGVSTSSPRPGKREQPYQDGKGFAIGELVWGRVKGFSWWPGLVVVWKGRSPPVAMRRVEWFGDGMFSEIHADGLLPFAAFTKCFCSKSYVGLPTYKEAIYQILELAADRSGKTFPSFEKREDESKAMLDWAFGGFKPAGPDGFLPSVDSSASTKTESSDSSVADYQPPAKRKYVYKNKQNQQTPAQDYTREQMVHEVTVKRKNIKDFCLSCGASNIAIFHPLFEGSLCFKCRVNFTETLYRYDDDGYQSYCTVCCGGLEVILCGNASCCRCFCKDCLNVLVGPGTFEKLKDVDPWSCYICLPSKNYGILKLRPDWSVRVQEFFANNSAFEFEPHRVYPSISAHKRRPIRVISLFDGIATGYLVLKDLGFKVERYIASEICEDSIAVGMIKHEGKIEYVKDVRTITRKHLAEWGPFDLLIGGSPCNDLSMVNPARKGLFEGTGRLFFEYYRMLTMMRPKEDDDRPFFWLFENVVAMSGHDKADICRFLECNPVMVDAVKVSPAHRARYFWGNLPGMSRPLASSLSDNTELQGCLETGRTAMFSKVRTITTKSNSIKQGKMGPLPVQMNGKEDYLWCTEMERIFGFPKHYTDVNNMGRSQRQRVLGRSWSVPVIRHLFAPLKDYFACE
- the dnmt3ba gene encoding DNA (cytosine-5-)-methyltransferase 3 beta, duplicate a isoform X3, with translation MATNVSLDPNNPDDKCSRYEVVAWINETLHTKFSQVEECRSGACYCQLMDCLFPRSIDLSQVTFQARSKADFKKNYSLLRAAFAKAGVTKSIPVEDLVKGKFRANLSFLKWFKKFFFANERQGSGPYNPVEARNGQDIAVVDIPVKSSKSWRSSHYAIVKPESDNNEELNGKRRVVSYDPQWQETYPWVRHSNLGDNCAYCALCNINVVLHTGFFDMKRHQKTQRHVKHEMGSLNSPERKQVEDSISCTESMLLFIQTHCLTSLHSRINTVSQRTARYILGLQYPNDIVSTCKLNPYSVYVHGQVPLNGESGERTTCHVVLVGYFDEKLAKYCIRILDVFQPSAEDSDCSASAPLLCILQKFELPPSNMVAYYIDDEDHQTSESFASQIQELNPKVVNLAGLYSLPDSACHAALTAQSSQVQELILNIYGHYSTCSTCNDNLKTLFAGIDGLNEQSPSVTSNCEDFCALVQRMLGMWTDLVSYFASCDENKDKVKQICSQLENPKIRVTFMFLDHILGPLRAFGRRLQHCQGSARADLEQILREASGLLRSYASSFLRPQAVIRYLKERNAAIMENSAFCLPAAELGLGEAVEDFISAQEELENPLTEFHNECLAFYKTLTTSIADFLPLSDGVLRSMSQLLSPEGRLKVTGKSIVELAVQFGFCEKSEDSAKLTDEFLEYQLVEDDDTFSTLSLELYWANVLKTFAPASIFRRLVLSLLALPCPSFESEKLFAQAVKNGDACHWDDSSAESDTDVTKDLDSTDDSSMEPTEVRTSPIQNGKMERATRNTSEMFLHSNTVKPCVVRLERMSRQREMELREDGVDDDIIWTSSSFQKVKNDISSPSGVSTSSPRPGKREQPYQDGKGFAIGELVWGRVKGFSWWPGLVVVWKGRSPPVAMRRVEWFGDGMFSEIHADGLLPFAAFTKCFCSKSYVGLPTYKEAIYQILELAADRSGKTFPSFEKREDESKAMLDWAFGGFKPAGPDGFLPSVDSSASTKTESSDSSVADYQPPAKRKYVYKNKQNQQTPAQDYTREQMVHEVTVKRKNIKDFCLSCGASNIAIFHPLFEGSLCFKCRVNFTETLYRYDDDGYQSYCTVCCGGLEVILCGNASCCRCFCKDCLNVLVGPGTFEKLKDVDPWSCYICLPSKNYGILKLRPDWSVRVQEFFANNSAFEFEPHRVYPSISAHKRRPIRVISLFDGIATGYLVLKDLGFKVERYIASEICEDSIAVGMIKHEGKIEYVKDVRTITRKHLAEWGPFDLLIGGSPCNDLSMVNPARKGLFEGTGRLFFEYYRMLTMMRPKEDDDRPFFWLFENVVAMSGHDKADICRFLECNPVMVDAVKVSPAHRARYFWGNLPGMSRPLASSLSDNTELQGCLETGRTAMFSKVRTITTKSNSIKQGKMGPLPVQMNGKEDYLWCTEMERIFGFPKHYTDVNNMGRSQRQRVLGRSWSVPVIRHLFAPLKDYFACE
- the dnmt3ba gene encoding DNA (cytosine-5-)-methyltransferase 3 beta, duplicate a isoform X1, producing MATNVSLDPNNPDDKCSRYEVVAWINETLHTKFSQVEECRSGACYCQLMDCLFPRSIDLSQVTFQARSKADFKKNYSLLRAAFAKAGVTKSIPVEDLVKGKFRANLSFLKWFKKFFFANERQGSGPYNPVEARNGQDIAVVDIPVKSSKSWRSSHYAIVKPESDNNEELNGKRRVVSYDPQWQETYPWVRHSNLGDNCAYCALCNINVVLHTGFFDMKRHQKTQRHVKHEMGSLNSPERKQVEDSISCTESMLLFIQTHCLTSLHSRINTVSQRTARYILGLQYPNDIVSTCKLNPYSVYVHGQVPLNGESGERTTCHVVLVGYFDEKLAKYCIRILDVFQPSAEDSDCSASAPLLCILQKFELPPSNMVAYYIDDEDHQTSESFASQIQELNPKVVNLAGLYSLPDSACHAALTAQSSQVQELILNIYGHYSTCSTCNDNLKTLFAGIDGLNEQSPSVTSNCEDFCALVQRMLGMWTDLVSYFASCDENKDKVKQICSQLENPKIRVTFMFLDHILGPLRAFGRRLQHCQGSARADLEQILREASGLLRSYASSFLRPQAVIRYLKERNAAIMENSAFCLPAAELGLGEAVEDFISAQEELENPLTEFHNECLAFYKTLTTSIADFLPLSDGVLRSMSQLLSPEGRLKVTGKSIVELAVQFGFCEKSEDSAKLTDEFLEYQLVEDDDTFSTLSLELYWANVLKTFAPASIFRRLVLSLLALPCPSFESEKLFAQAVKNGDACHWDDSSAESDTDVTKDLDSTDDSSMEPTEVRTSPIQNGKMERATRNTSEMFLHSNTVKPCVVRLERMSRQREMELREDGVDDDIIWTSSSFQKDAVRGVFGWDSSLRQKPQARTVFQAGSGTWSKPVNLDKDGKPEAVKNDISSPSGVSTSSPRPGKREQPYQDGKGFAIGELVWGRVKGFSWWPGLVVVWKGRSPPVAMRRVEWFGDGMFSEIHADGLLPFAAFTKCFCSKSYVGLPTYKEAIYQILELAADRSGKTFPSFEKREDESKAMLDWAFGGFKPAGPDGFLPSVDSSASTKTESSDSSVADYQPPAKRKYVYKNKQNQQTPAQDYTREQMVHEVTVKRKNIKDFCLSCGASNIAIFHPLFEGSLCFKCRVNFTETLYRYDDDGYQSYCTVCCGGLEVILCGNASCCRCFCKDCLNVLVGPGTFEKLKDVDPWSCYICLPSKNYGILKLRPDWSVRVQEFFANNSAFEFEPHRVYPSISAHKRRPIRVISLFDGIATGYLVLKDLGFKVERYIASEICEDSIAVGMIKHEGKIEYVKDVRTITRKHLAEWGPFDLLIGGSPCNDLSMVNPARKGLFEGTGRLFFEYYRMLTMMRPKEDDDRPFFWLFENVVAMSGHDKADICRFLECNPVMVDAVKVSPAHRARYFWGNLPGMSRPLASSLSDNTELQGCLETGRTAMFSKVRTITTKSNSIKQGKMGPLPVQMNGKEDYLWCTEMERIFGFPKHYTDVNNMGRSQRQRVLGRSWSVPVIRHLFAPLKDYFACE